The DNA segment CTTTGCTACTACTGTTGTAGTTGAGACAGAGTccctctatgtagctcaggctggcctccaagcctccccagcactgggatgacaggcagACACCGCCACAATTAGCTTAAATCTGCTTATTTTACCCACCCAAGAACTGCTGTTATGGACCTTAAAAACCTTGTGTGGTGGTAACTGGTAAAACTGAGACACAGTAGGTACACCAAGAGGCTAGTGTTCAGGGCAGCGTCCCAACCTCAGCAGTGTCTCCACAGAACCCAGACTTGTCCCCAGCAGTGTCTCCACAGAGCCCAGACTTGNNNNNNNNNNNNNNNNNNNNNNNNNNNNNNNNNNNNNNCAGCAGTGTCTCCACAGAGCCCAGACTTGCCCCCAGCAGTGTCTCCACAGAGCCCAGACTTGCCCCCAGCAGTGTCTCCACAGAGCCCAGACTTGACCCCAGCAGTGTCTCCACAGAGCCCAGACTTGCTGCCGTCACTTCATGGTGAAGCTTTCAGAAGACGGGACTTTAGCCTTCCCTGGGGACCACGTGACCCATGCCTCTCTACATGCCCTGGTCACCTTCCACCAACAAATGCCTATTCGGCCATTCGGGGAGCTGCTGACCCGGGCCTGCGGGCAGGTAGGGGTAAGGGGACCCCATCCAGTGGCAAGGGAGTGCCAGAGGTCTAGGCCTGGGCCACTCCCAATTGCCCACCCACCCTCTGGCCCTGCAGGACCCCTGAGTGGCACTCACAAGGGCTCAACTGCAGGAATGGCTTTCCTCTTCAGCCGCTGGGTGTAGCCTATTGATGTGAGGTGGgctctttcagcttctgactgatTTGGCCTAAACCTGCTGTGGGAGGGGCTCTTTCCTCTGATGGTTATGAGCAAGCGTGGCCTAAAAAATCTGCCTTAGAAGGAACTCTTTCTAGAATATGAGAATTGTAGGCGGGACACTTCCTTCTGAGCCTTGTGGGCGTGGCCTGTGTTCAGCGCTCTGTTTAGGAGACTCCCCTACCCCCCTAGGTACTTTCCACAGCTATTCTCAATGCTGGGTATGAGCTCTATGACTCGTCCACACTTTGCAGGAGGATCCAGCGAATGTGGACTACGAAGATCTCTTCCTATACTCGAATGCCCTGGTTCAGGATGTTGAAAGCCAAATTCTGAGAACGGAAGTTCAAAGGTCTTCTTCCTGCCCACCTGAGGAGGTAGGCCCTGAATACCTCCAGTTTGGCTTGGGACCAGGCAGAAACAGATACTGCTAGAGCAGGCCTTTTCTAGAAAGAGTTCTCGTCTGTAGCtaggtaatttaaaaaaaggaaaaacaatccaagccgggcatggtggcgcacgcctttaatcccagcgctcgggaggcagaggcaggcggatttctgagttcgaggccagcctggtctacagagtgagttccaggacagccaggactacacagagaaaccctatctcaaaaaaaaaaNNAAAAAANaaaataataataactttttaaaatccagTGATTTCCAGAGTCTGAGATAAGACTCCATGTTTCAGTCTCTGGGTGTGTAGCTCAGTGAAATCATTGTCAGGTGTACCCTAAGGCTCCGGGTTCCATACCAGCCCCTCCAAAAGTACACACTAGGTCTGAAACTTGAGCTCCTCTGCCAGCAGCTGTCTCTTCTGTTCAGACTCATCAGCCAACCTGGCAACTGTCTGTGCTGTTCTATTCTAGACCTTTCCTCCCCAGGGCCCCTCTACAGGGCCATTGCACCAGCCCAGCTTCTTCTAGAAGCCCTCGTCCAGGTGTCTCCCTCCCTAGTCCCTGGATCTAAAGTCCCATTGTTCTgtgtcccccttccccttccacccCTATACCTCACCCTGTAGCAGAGAACACCTTCCAAATGGAGAGGCTCTTGTTTATTCTGGGTATATAcacctcctttctgtctctcccatccAGCTTTGCAGTCCAGGTGGCTTTTCTGCTCTGCTGTCTTCACCCCTCCAAGAGGATCTgacatagtttttgtttgtttctgttgagaCAAAGTCTGTCTATGTACCTCTGTCTGGcctgaactccctatgtagtccaggctggcttcaaacttacagagatcctcctgcctcagactcccaaatgttgggattaaaggcccagcTTATTGAAGGAGCTGGCCAATGAGTCTTCAGTCTAGATGGGTGAATCAGTGGTGGATAAGTGTTGTGGCTCCCTGAGGCTAGTGGGGCCTTTGGACGCCCCTTAGGTTAAAGTACTTGCTGTACTTCCTGTGTGGTGCAAAGTTCTGACAGCAGTGAGGATGGAGCAAGCTTAGTGTTCTgggtctgtgtttgtttgtttgtttgttttgctttgtttttttgagacagggtttctccatgtagccctggctgtcctggaactcactttgtagaccaggctggcctcaaaatcagaaatccacctgcctctgcctcccaagtgctgggattaaaggtgtgcgccaccacgcccggcctggatATGTGTTTGGATACACATCCAAGAAAGCATCCGGGAGACGTTTTCAAGGAGCTGGAATATCAGGATGAGGAGCCATGCCAGACAGAGATGCAGGAAGATCATTCTGGGAATGAGGGGgcatgtgcaaaggtcctggggttCTGTATGTCTGCAGAACAGAGCGGCAGAAGTCAGTATATGGATGGTTGTGGGAAGGGGCCTCAGGGGGTACTCGGTGACCCTACCCTACCCCCAAATGAGAAGGGTGGGGAGATGCTGATCATAGACATCTTCCCCAAAAGCATGTTGGGTAAGTTCACTGAGCCACACACAGCCCAACTGTGTCTCTTGAGAAAGCATCCCAAACCTTGGGACAGGTGGAAGAGCCACGcacagagatgggcagatgggGCAAGGTTAGTGCTTAGAAGCTCCAGGGCACTGAGATGAGGTTCTGAGGCAGCCTGGCGCTTTGCTGGACAGCTGGGCCTCAggcctccctgtctctgttccAGGCTTCTGAAGGGAAGCCATCCACAACTAAAGGAGAATTCGAATCAGCTTCCTGCTCCCCAGAGGCCCTTTTCGAGGAGTCTGGACAGAAACTGTGGAAGAACCTGAGGTCCCTACCTCAGACTAGCCAGAGGATTAAACAGCGGCTCACTTCACACCTGTCGGCCATGAACCTGCTGGGGGATGCCAGGCGAGTGGCACAGCAGCACCACAGCCCTGTGACTCGAGCATTCAGTTGGGACAGTACTAGTCATTCTGAGGACCGCTGTGCAGTCACCACATCTCTTCAAAACCCTGCAGAGCCGCAGGccctgagagacagagaagccaCCTTCAGGGACTCCAGGCCTGCCAGCTGGAGGAAAGCATTCTCAGGGGTCAAAGCCTGGCGTGGAAAGGTGGTAAGGGCCCTGTCAGCCCAGGAGCCTGTGGACTTTCCAGAAGCCCAGGGCTGGCTGCCTGAGGAATAcctcccaccaccaccttttGCCCCTGGGTACTGATAGAACTttctgtatcttgggtattcctcaTCTCTCCTTTAAGTCCCCACCCTTGTCCTCACAGCCAGAGAACTGTGCTGAAGAGGTTAAGGGGCTGAATCCTGCAGGTGTCAGCTGAGGGAGATGATTGTCTTAATAATAATAGAATTATTGCTACCACTTTAGGGACCTGGTAAAATGGCCCAGTGGATAAAAGGATAAAAGAACTTTCAGCCATGCCTAACaactgagttctatccccaggactcacatggtgagAACTGTGGACCAACTTCTGGAGAAtgtcctcagacttccacatacatgtgtTAAAACACACTCACAagcagatataattttaaaaggttgcAGCAGAGACTTGGTGGGTCCAACATATGCCAGGCCTGAATCATGTGTTACCCCTCCGTATTCTTGGGATCCATATCTCACGTTCAGCCACAttcaattgaaaatatttttatggggctggagagatgactcagtggttaagagcactgactgctcttcaagggttcctgagttcaattcccagcaaccacatggtggctcacaaccatctgtgatgggatctgatgccacatatcttctggtgtgtctgaagacagctaagatatatagatatagatatagatagatagatagatagatagatagatagatagatagatataaaatctttttttaatgtaaaaaaatatttttccaggtGTTGagaatttagctcagtggtagagcacttgcctagtaaacacaaggtcctgggttttgtCCTTTGCTCCaggaataaaaattttttttctgaaagctttGCATCATTTGTGGGTTGGAGAAATAACTCAGTGAGTAAAAGGttgagaggacctgagttccatttcccAAAGCCCACAAAGTGCTGATGCAgtagtgcacatgtgtgtcctcAGAGCAGGTACAGGGAGATGGAGGTGGCTGCTGCCTTACACAGCAGCACTAATGCAAAAATGCTTCAACAAGATGGaggacagacatgcagacagtcAAACATGCTCCCGCCCATGGTCATACACTGGAACAcacagaaagggaggggggatgcAAAATGATTGCATCTGTGGCCAGGAGTGTGTTATATACCCATTTGGGCAGCAGAGATAGGAGGGTCAGGAGCCCAAAAGCCAGCCTCGGCTTATTTGGATTTTGAGATtagtctgagctacatgaaagcttgactcaaagaacaaaaattgtGAGACAGGCATAGTGGTATAcactattaatcccagcactccagaggcagaggcaggaagagctctgtgagtttgaggccaacctggtctccatagtgagtttcagggctacacagtgaaacaccatctaaataatttaaaaggtgaAATGTGTCTGTACTGACTGTATGATGCTCCTCTCTTGTCTCCCTAAATGATCCTGTGTGTAAGACATCCACATTGCATCACTATTCCAAATTATGTAGACATTTAAGGCCTATGGAAGGCTGTGTGTGGATCCTGGACAAATCTGCAGTTTGGGTTCCTTGATGGGGAAGGCTCACACCAATCCCTGATGCCACCGGGGACAACTGGACATGAGCTTTCAATGCTGCTGAGCAGATCTGTAACATACAGTGACCACCGGGGACAACCGGACATGACCTTTCAACGCTGCTGAGCAGATCTGTAACATACAGTGACCACCGGGGACAACCGGACATGACCTTTCAANGCTGCTGAGCAGATCTGTAACATACAGTGATTGTCAGCATTTTGAAAAAGAGGCTGAGGTTCAGGTGATGAAGTGGTTTTGCCAAGGCTATGAACGGGTGCCTGCCCACACTGGGGGAGTCTTAGGCCTTCTCAATCCCTGTGTGCTCTGTTTAATACCGGAATGGAGATCCTTCAGTCCACTGAACACTCACCAGCTGGGCCGTAACTGCTGTCAGATACCCCTCCCTCCCGAGAGGTCAAGAGTTGGACCAGAGGCTTAGCACACAGTACAGCATCAATACCAGCCTTGAGGAATACAGACATGTGTCTGAGGCCCTCTAAGAAGCCACTTTGGGCTAGGGAGATGTCTccgtgggtaaagtgcttgtgtgCAGCGTGAAGACCTGTTCCATCCCAAGAACCATTACAGTTGAAGTTTGTAATCCAGTGCTGGAAGGGCAGAGACGGGAGGATGTCTGGAGCTCCATAGCCTGCTAGCCTGTCCAGGACCAGCCTCGGCTtcgagaggggttctgagagaaggggtgtctgggagtggTGAAAAGAACAACTGGACGTCAAGTGGTGGATCCAAGCTGCCAGCCTGTGTCTGGCTTGATCCAGCTTTCCCAGCCTGCTTCTCTatgctctgctctctctctggagatttctctgtctatattctgcttgcttgctattctaagagaTCTTTGTCaatgtcctctgtgtgtgtgtgtgtgtgtgtgtgtgtgtgtggtgtgctcacacatctgtctgtctctgtgtctgtcctccAAGCAATTCCtgtttgtgtggggtgtgtgtgtgtgtgtgtgctcacgcatAGCATCTGTCCTCCAAGcaattcctgtttttttttttttatcttctttttatcctaaaaacGTCTCTGCATAGATCATCTCCTGCAGAACACAAAtccagtcttttttaaaaaatcattttgtttcttcttattatttttttaattatttattattatatctaagtacactgtagttgtcttcagatgcaccagaagagggcatcaggtctcattacagatggttgtaagccaccacgtggttgctgggatttaaactcaggacctttggaagagcagtcggtgctcttaaccactgagccatctctccagcccttattattattttttaatttctatgagtttactgtagctgttttcagacaaagtagaagtgggcatcagatcccattacagatgattgtgagccaccatgtggttgctgggaattgaactcaggacctctagaagagNNNNNNNNNNNNNNNNNNNNNNNNNNNNNNNNNNNNNNNNNNNNNNNNNNNNNNNNNNNNNNNNNNNNNNNNNNNNNNNNNNNNNNNNNNNNNNNNNNNNNNNNNNNNNNNNNNNNNNNNNNNNNNNNNNNNNNNNNNNNNNNNNNNNNNNNNNNNNNNNNNNNNNNNNNNNNNNNNNNNNNNNNNNNNNNNNNNNNNNNtcagaaatccccctgcctctgcctcccaagtgctggattaaaggtagACGCCACCAGTGCATGGCTACTCCAGTTCTTTAGAGACAGCAAGCatacatttttctcttaatattgcaaaagaattcagagatctgtctgccagCACAAACAATAAGCAAGTTGAACTCCTATTCTTTCTCACAGCCTTATGGGCCGTCCTGAAGGCCCCAGTGTTTACCATTTCACTGAGCCACAGATACACCCTCAGCTCTTGGACCCATGCTGTCTGAGTATCATGGCATCATTGATGTCAACAGGACATTCCTCAGGGGACTGTGAAAATgtgtacattattacacaaacaagccttacaccCAGGGTAGCCATCGACACTCATGGAGGCTCACACTGGGGctctgtcccaggggcaggaaccatgtcactctgtccccaccatGACCACACCAGGCTCGGCACTAGCCTACTTAGTGGATTCCAGAGCTATGTCAAAACTTATCTGagcccggtggtggtggtggctgcctttgatcccagcacctggaaggcagaggtgggtctttgtgagttcaaggccagactggactatagaaggagttccaggacagccagagctacacagagaaacactgtctggaGGGGAGGGGCATTTTGAGTTGGGCAGATGACtcgggtaaaggcacttgctaagCCCCCGgatccatggtggaaggagagagcccacTCACAcagctggcctctgacctccatacatgctgtggcacacatgtaaCTCCTCCCCACCAATGacataataaaaagaatgcaGGACCAGCATGACCAGCCTCTGAGGAACAACTGCCAGAGTTGCCTCTGCATCCTCCTGCATGagaacacccatgcacatatgcatatccCCCCAAAACACAAAGGCACCTGCACAGGGTGTGGCTTGGCAGTGGGAGTCCTCTGAAGGGATTCCCACAGTAAAGCACTGTGTGATCTTTGATGTGCATAGGCCTCTCTGGGCTCATTTCTTCACTTAGAAGATGGTGAAGACAGCAGTCACTTCTCAGGGGAACACACAAAAAAGGTGACAGGGAGGACCAGCTTTTGTTCATCATCGCCATCATCATCagttgacacagggtctcattacaTGTCCCTGGCTGTGCCGgaacagcctctgcctcctgagtaacAAGGCTGAATGTGTGCCCCACCAGGCCTGgcctatttttactattttttgttttgttttgattgggaTAGGGTCTCTCTAGATAGCCCTGCTGGCTCTCttggaattcaccatgtagaccaggctggcctcaaactctcagtgatctgcctgcctctgtctcctgagtcctggattaaagatgtgagccaccatgctccaGTCAAacctatttcattttttaatgtgtatatgtgtgttggtgcagttgctcatggaagccagaagagggtgtcaggccTGTTGGCATGGGAGGTCTGGGCAGTTGAGAGTCACCACCATATGACCACTAAAAGCCAACCCAAgactctctgcaagagcagcggtGCTGCTGACAGccttgagccacctctccagccccggtgACAGCcttgagcctcctctccagcccagggccttGAATCACTGGGTGATCGGTCTGGCAAGATTCTGGGTGGCTGGATTGTGTGCTGGGATGACTACTTTTTCAGCAGGTGGGCACCCTAAACAAAGGCTCTGGAACAACCTTGGGCTCCTGGAATTCACAAGACATGGATGTGTGAGTGAAAATGAGGCAATCCtgtgctcaggctggcctctagatAGGAGCTGGGCTGTGACCTTGGACTTCCTCCATATGCTAACTGTGAAGTTCCTGCCCCTCTAGAGCTCTAGGTCCAGAAGTCGTCAGTTTGTTGTATGAATCCAAGATGGCAACCCAGAGTGGGTACAGCCACATCAAAGGACACAGCAAAAGGCAGAGATCCTGAGGCAGTTTTGATTCCTATTTATTCAAGAGAGCAGAGTAGAGATGGGTGAGGGCCAGGTCTTGTCCTCTGAGCATGTCAGATGCGGATGTGGAAGGTGCTGTGTGCAGAAAGTAAAGGTGTCACTGACAGCTCACAGACAACACCCCATCAGGTCCCCAATATCTCCTTTCTACACTCAGAGGCAAGCAGGGACCACAGGCCTGTGAACCCCCCAGAAATCACAGATGGTAATTTTCTTGTCCCCATGGGACTTGTTGGGGCCAGGTATGAGGCCAGGGGTCAACCTTGGGGTCATTCTACAGGTGGCTCCCAcaatatgttctttaaaatatttacctatttgtgtgtgtgcgtgtgtgtgcgtgtgtgtgtgtgcgcgtgtgtgtgcgcgcgcgcgtgtgcgtgtgcgtgtgtgtgcgtgcgtgtgcgtgtgcgtgtgcgcgcgcgtgtgcgtgtgtgtgtgtgtgtgtgtgtgcgcgcgtgtgtgcgcgcgcgtgtgcgtgtg comes from the Mus pahari chromosome 19, PAHARI_EIJ_v1.1, whole genome shotgun sequence genome and includes:
- the Hsh2d gene encoding hematopoietic SH2 domain-containing protein, with product MAEARRLPPPLPPRLDWFVHTQADLLAQSGIPEWFHGAVSREAAENMLESQPLGTFLIRVSHSHVGYTLSYKAQTCCRHFMVKLSEDGTLAFPGDHVTHASLHALVTFHQQMPIRPFGELLTRACGQEDPANVDYEDLFLYSNALVQDVESQILRTEVQRSSSCPPEEASEGKPSTTKGEFESASCSPEALFEESGQKLWKNLRSLPQTSQRIKQRLTSHLSAMNLLGDARRVAQQHHSPVTRAFSWDSTSHSEDRCAVTTSLQNPAEPQALRDREATFRDSRPASWRKAFSGVKAWRGKVVRALSAQEPVDFPEAQGWLPEEYLPPPPFAPGY